From bacterium, a single genomic window includes:
- a CDS encoding PilT/PilU family type 4a pilus ATPase: MKLLEELLKEMCERKASDLLLTVGAPPQLRINGMLVSANHPPMEGSVIERMAFNVLGERRMEVLIARKSVDFSKGYEGLSRFRFNFYYQRDSIAAAIRVIPFKIPPFEELGLPDAIKEFALRPHGLVLITGSAGSGKSTTLAAMLDYINDNRRLHVVCLEDPIEYLHHHKLSVIDQREIGEDANSFTEALHSVFRQSPDVIMVGEMRDLETIQLVLSLAETGHLIMGTLHTQDTTHAINRIVDVFPPAQQQQIYTQLSMVLLGIVSQQLLVNREATRRVLACEVMNVNQAIRNLIREMQVQQLYSAIQTGRSEGMITMNDSLKSLYERGLIDAGTAMSRSPRPKELARFLTLKG, from the coding sequence ATGAAATTGTTAGAAGAACTCCTTAAGGAGATGTGTGAGCGAAAGGCCTCGGATTTACTATTAACAGTCGGCGCCCCCCCCCAGTTACGCATTAATGGAATGCTTGTTTCTGCAAACCACCCCCCCATGGAAGGATCAGTCATCGAACGAATGGCCTTTAATGTTTTAGGGGAGCGGCGCATGGAGGTTCTGATTGCCCGCAAAAGCGTGGATTTTTCCAAGGGATACGAGGGGCTCAGCCGGTTCCGTTTCAATTTTTACTATCAGAGGGACTCGATTGCGGCTGCTATTCGGGTCATTCCCTTCAAAATTCCTCCTTTTGAGGAATTAGGCCTCCCGGATGCGATTAAAGAATTTGCATTGAGGCCCCATGGCTTAGTGTTGATCACGGGATCGGCGGGGAGCGGAAAGTCTACGACATTGGCGGCTATGCTGGACTATATCAACGATAACCGACGTCTTCATGTCGTCTGTCTTGAAGATCCCATTGAATACTTGCACCACCACAAGTTGAGCGTTATTGACCAGCGAGAGATAGGCGAGGATGCCAATTCGTTCACCGAAGCGCTCCATAGTGTTTTCCGCCAGTCGCCGGACGTGATCATGGTTGGCGAGATGCGCGATTTGGAAACCATCCAATTAGTGTTGAGCTTGGCGGAAACGGGACACCTGATTATGGGGACGCTCCATACGCAGGACACCACCCACGCGATTAACCGTATTGTAGATGTCTTCCCGCCTGCCCAACAGCAGCAGATCTACACACAGCTTTCAATGGTATTGCTGGGAATTGTCTCGCAGCAACTTCTGGTTAACCGGGAAGCAACCCGACGGGTATTGGCGTGCGAGGTTATGAATGTGAATCAGGCGATCCGGAACTTGATCCGGGAGATGCAGGTTCAACAGCTCTACTCGGCGATTCAAACGGGGCGTTCAGAGGGGATGATTACGATGAACGATTCCCTGAAGTCTTTGTATGAGCGTGGTTTGATTGATGCGGGTACGGCAATGAGCCGTTCGCCGAGGCCAAAAGAATTGGCCCGGTTTTTGACATTAAAAGGTTAG